A genomic window from Chelonoidis abingdonii isolate Lonesome George chromosome 26, CheloAbing_2.0, whole genome shotgun sequence includes:
- the SPC24 gene encoding kinetochore protein Spc24, which produces MMNEQMQEMEEVSKELLKLLAAGGAGNLLKRSLDKQEKMFDKLLDTQLTAAQLVKDLLATEEKVAQKLLVGEEELQSSLQKVQAMEEALRRAREDDASLRADSSALRRELEELRAELGRLQDDMEDDAGVVNSATYIAQLYYKISRIDWDYECEHPHIKGIHHGPAIAQPISLDSSQLSQCFVSDYLWSLVDTAW; this is translated from the exons ATGATGAACGAACAAATGCAGGAGATGGAGGAGGTGAGCAAGGAGCTGCTGAAGCTGCtggcagcaggtggggctggaaACCTGCTGAAGAGAAGCCTGGACAAACAGGAGAAGATGTTTGACAAGCTCCTGGATACGCAGCTGACAGCGGCGCAGCTGGTTAAAG ATCTCCTAGCCACGGAGGAGAAGGTGGCTCAGAAGCTcctggtgggggaagaggagctgcagagcagcctGCAGAAGGTGCAGGCGATGGAAGAGGCGCTGCGGAGAGCCAGGGAGGACGACGCCAGCCTGAGGGCTGACAGCAG TGCCTTGCggagggagctggaggagctgagggcCGAGCTCGGCCGCCTGCAGGACGACATGGAGGACGACGCTGGCGTGGTCAATTCTGCAAC CTACATCGCGCAGCTTTATTACAAGATCAGCCGGATCGACTGGGACTATGAGTGTGAGCACCCGCACATCAAAGGCA TCCATCATGGCCCAGCCATCGCTCAGCCCATCAGCCTGGACAGCAGccagctctcccagtgcttcGTCAGCGACTATCTGTGGAGCCTGGTGGACACGGCCTGGTGA
- the KEAP1 gene encoding kelch-like ECH-associated protein 1 — translation MYAPECKAEVTPSHHGHRSFSYTLEEHTKQAFGIMNQLRLNQQLCDVTLRVRYQDAPPADFQAHKVVLASSSPVFKAMFTTGLREQAMEVVPIEGIHPKVMERLIEFAYTASISVGEKCVVHVMNGAVMYQIDSVVKACCDFLVQQLDPSNAIGIANFAEQIGCTELHQRAREYIYMNFGEVVKQEEFFNLSHCQLVTLISRDELNVRCESEVFHACINWVQYDCASRRLYVQALLQAVRCHSLTPHFLQTQLQKCELLQADARCKDYLAQIFQELTLHKPTKGMVTRAPKVGQLIYTAGGYFRQSLSYLEAYNPCDGSWLRLADLQVPRSGLAGCVVGGLLYAVGGRNNSPDGNMDSNALDCYNPMTNQWSPCAPMSVPRNRIGVGVIDGLIYAVGGSHGCIHHNSVERYEPERDEWQLVAPMLTRRIGVGVAVLNRLLYAVGGFDGTSRLSSAECYYPERDEWRMIAPMQTIRSGAGVCALNNCIYAMGGYDGTDQLHSVERYDVETDSWAFVAPMGHRRSALGVTVHQGKIYVLGGYDGHTFLESVECYDPATDMWMEVTRMTSGRSGVGVAITMEPCRKQVDQQLDCC, via the exons ATGTACGCGCCGGAGTGCAAGGCAGAGGTGACGCCGTCTCACCACGGGCACCGCTCGTTCAGCTACACCCTGGAGGAACACACCAAACAGGCCTTCGGCATCATGAACCAGCTGCGCCTGAACCAGCAGCTGTGTGACGTCACCCTGCGGGTGCGCTACCAGGACGCCCCCCCGGCTGACTTCCAGGCCCACAAGGTGGTGCTGGCCTCCTCCAGCCCCGTCTTCAAGGCCATGTTCACCACGGGGCTGCGGGAGCAGGCCATGGAGGTGGTGCCCATCGAGGGCATCCACCCCAAGGTGATGGAGCGGCTCATCGAGTTCGCCTACACGGCCTCCATCTCGGTGGGCGAGAAGTGCGTGGTGCACGTCATGAACGGAGCTGTCATGTACCAGATCGACAGCGTGGTCAAGGCCTGCTGCGACTTCCTGGTGCAGCAGCTGGACCCCAGCAACGCAATTGGCATCGCCAACTTCGCCGAGCAGATCGGCTGCACCGAGCTGCACCAGCGGGCCCGCGAGTATATCTACATGAACTTCGGCGAG GTGGTCAAGCAGGAGGAGTTCTTCAACCTCTCGCACTGCCAGCTGGTGACGCTGATCAGCCGGGACGAGCTGAACGTGCGCTGCGAGTCCGAGGTCTTCCATGCCTGCATCAACTGGGTGCAGTACGACTGCGCCAGCCGGCGGCTCTACGTGCAGGCCCTGCTGCAGGCCGTGCGCTGCCACTCGctcaccccccacttcctgcagacCCAGCTGCAGAAGTGCGAGCTCCTGCAGGCGGACGCCCGCTGCAAGGACTACCTGGCCCAGATCTTCCAGGAGCTCACCCTGCACAAGCCCACCAAGGGCATGGTCACGCGCGCCCCCAAGGTGGGCCAGCTCATCTACACGGCCGGTGGGTACTTCCGCCAGTCGCTCAGCTACCTGGAAGCCTACAACCCCTGTGATGGCTCCTGGCTCCGGCTGGCGGACCTGCAGGTGCCCCGCAGCGGGCTGGCCGGCTGCGTGGTCGGGGGGCTTCTCTATGCTGTCGGGGGGCGGAACAACTCGCCCGACGGCAACATGGACTCCAATGCCCTCGACTGCTACAACCCCATGACCAACCAGTGGTCGCCCTGCGCCCCCATGAGCGTCCCCCGCAACCGCATCGGCGTGGGTGTCATCGACGGGCTGATCTACGCCGTGGGCGGATCGCACGGCTGCATCCACCACAACAGCGTGGAGAG GTATGAGCCGGAGCGGGACGAGTGGCAGCTAGTGGCCCCCATGCTGACCCGCAGGATTGGCGTGGGGGTGGCCGTGCTGAATCGCCTCCTCTACGCGGTGGGCGGCTTTGACGGCACCAGCCGGCtcagctcagctgagtgctaCTACCCGGAGCGCGACGAGTGGCGCATGATCGCCCCCATGCAGACCATCCGGAGCGGAGCGG GTGTCTGTGCCCTCAACAACTGCATCTACGCCATGGGGGGCTACGACGGCACGGACCAGCTCCACAGCGTGGAGCGCTACGACGTGGAGACGGACAGCTGGGCCTTCGTTGCCCCCATGGGGCACCGGCGCAGTGCGCTGGGCGTCACCGTGCACCAGGGCAAGATCTACGTGCTGG GCGGCTACGACGGGCACACCTTCCTGGAGAGCGTGGAGTGCTACGACCCCGCCACCGACATGTGGATGGAGGTGACGCGCATGACATCCGGGCGCAGCGGAGTGGGGGTGGCCATCACCATGGAGCCGTGCCGCAAGCAGGTGGACCAGCAGCTCGACTGCTGCTAG